One window of the Brevundimonas goettingensis genome contains the following:
- a CDS encoding polyhydroxyalkanoate depolymerase: protein MLYALHELAYQSAQPFRFGAQFARKFWTSPFNPASDTAIGRTAYASAELFESVTRRYGKPDWGLEVVTIDGKPVRTVEQVVWESPWVKMVRFARNVGDLKRAKKPVAAPSVLIVAPLSGHYATLLRGTVETFLQDHDVYVSDWTNARQVPMLEGRFDFHDYMDHVRSMLAQIGPRAHVVAVCQPGPPVLAMAAVMAEENDPNRPASMTFMGSPIDARLSPTVTNVLAEEKPFTWFQSNMIHTVPWPYPGFGRRVYPGFVQLYSFMSMNEERHTDAHWTYFKDLVKGDGDGVEKHEQFYDEYLSVLDLSEEFYLQTIDIVFQDYTLAKGELVHDGRPVDLSKIMDIGLMTVEGENDDISGVGQTQAAHILCPNVPVERRVLYVQPDVGHYGVFNGRRFREEIYPRTRDFIATNEKLCAVPDRSATAA from the coding sequence ATGCTCTACGCACTTCACGAACTGGCGTATCAGTCGGCGCAGCCTTTCCGTTTCGGGGCGCAGTTCGCCCGGAAATTCTGGACCTCGCCCTTCAATCCGGCGTCGGACACGGCCATCGGCCGCACCGCCTATGCCTCGGCCGAGCTGTTCGAGAGCGTCACCCGCCGCTACGGCAAGCCCGACTGGGGGCTTGAGGTCGTCACCATCGACGGCAAGCCGGTGCGCACTGTCGAACAGGTGGTCTGGGAAAGCCCCTGGGTGAAGATGGTGCGGTTCGCCCGCAACGTCGGCGACCTGAAGCGCGCCAAGAAGCCCGTGGCGGCGCCCAGCGTCCTGATCGTCGCCCCCTTGTCGGGCCACTATGCGACCCTGTTGCGCGGCACGGTCGAGACCTTCCTGCAGGACCACGACGTCTATGTCTCGGACTGGACCAATGCGCGGCAGGTGCCGATGCTGGAGGGCCGGTTCGACTTCCACGACTATATGGACCACGTCCGGTCGATGCTGGCCCAGATCGGCCCGCGCGCCCACGTCGTCGCCGTCTGCCAGCCCGGACCGCCGGTCCTGGCCATGGCCGCGGTGATGGCCGAGGAGAACGATCCCAACCGGCCGGCCTCCATGACCTTCATGGGCTCGCCCATCGACGCCCGCCTGTCGCCGACGGTGACCAATGTGCTGGCGGAAGAAAAGCCGTTCACCTGGTTCCAGTCGAACATGATCCACACCGTGCCCTGGCCCTATCCGGGGTTTGGCCGGCGGGTCTATCCGGGCTTCGTCCAGCTCTATAGCTTCATGTCGATGAACGAGGAGCGCCACACCGACGCCCACTGGACCTATTTCAAGGATCTGGTGAAGGGCGACGGCGACGGGGTCGAGAAGCACGAACAGTTCTACGACGAGTATCTGTCGGTGCTGGACCTGTCGGAGGAGTTCTATCTCCAGACCATCGACATCGTCTTCCAGGACTACACCCTGGCCAAGGGCGAGCTGGTTCACGACGGCCGTCCAGTGGATCTGTCGAAGATCATGGACATCGGCCTGATGACGGTCGAGGGCGAGAACGACGACATTTCCGGCGTCGGCCAGACCCAGGCCGCCCATATTCTGTGCCCCAATGTTCCCGTCGAGCGCCGGGTGCTCTATGTCCAGCCGGATGTGGGCCACTACGGCGTCTTCAACGGCCGGCGGTTCCGCGAGGAAATCTATCCGCGCACCCGGGACTTCATCGCGACCAATGAAAAGCTCTGCGCCGTACCGGACCGGTCAGCGACTGCCGCTTGA
- a CDS encoding SCO family protein has translation MPRRSILLFAAACFIIAASLAIVTVVVVTGREHGVTEASSATGQPTVGGPFQLVNQDGQTVDQTMLNGKWTLVFFGFTYCPDYCPTTLTGLAATKKQMGDKAKDLQIAFVSVDPARDTPKALKDYLESDGFPEGVVGLTGSPEQIAAVAKAYRAYYQKVGEGETYTMNHTLTVYLMGPDGKFRAPLAYDLGPQKSAQLIERVMARG, from the coding sequence ATGCCACGCCGTTCCATCCTGCTGTTCGCGGCCGCCTGTTTCATCATCGCCGCCTCCCTGGCCATCGTCACCGTGGTGGTGGTCACCGGACGCGAGCACGGGGTCACCGAGGCCTCCAGTGCGACCGGCCAGCCGACCGTCGGCGGGCCGTTCCAGCTGGTCAATCAGGACGGCCAGACGGTCGACCAGACGATGCTGAACGGCAAATGGACCCTGGTCTTCTTCGGCTTCACCTACTGCCCCGACTATTGCCCCACGACCCTGACCGGGCTGGCGGCGACCAAGAAGCAGATGGGCGACAAGGCGAAGGACCTGCAGATCGCCTTCGTCAGCGTCGATCCCGCGCGCGACACGCCGAAAGCCCTCAAGGACTATCTGGAATCCGACGGCTTCCCCGAGGGCGTCGTCGGCCTGACCGGCTCGCCGGAGCAGATCGCGGCCGTCGCCAAGGCCTACCGCGCCTATTATCAAAAGGTCGGCGAGGGCGAGACCTATACGATGAACCACACCCTGACCGTCTATCTGATGGGACCCGACGGCAAGTTCCGCGCGCCCCTGGCCTATGACCTTGGGCCGCAGAAGTCGGCCCAGCTGATCGAGCGGGTGATGGCGCGGGGCTGA
- the sucD gene encoding succinate--CoA ligase subunit alpha yields the protein MSILVDKNTKIIVQGLTGKTGGFHTEQALAYHGTQMVAGVHPSKGGTNWTGSHGETLPIYASVAEAREATGADASVIYVPPSGAAAAIIEAIDAEVPFITCITEGIPVLDMVKVKARLEKSKSRLLGPNCPGILTPDECKIGIMPGNIFKKGNVGIVSRSGTLTYEAVFQTTNEGLGQTTAVGIGGDPVKGTEFIDVLELFLADPETTSIIMIGEIGGGAEEDAAQFLIDEAKKGRKKPMAGFIAGRTAPKGRTMGHAGAVVSGGKGDAESKIAAMEEAGIKMSPSPARLGKTLVEVLKG from the coding sequence ATGTCCATCCTCGTCGACAAGAACACGAAAATCATCGTCCAGGGCCTGACCGGCAAGACCGGCGGCTTCCACACCGAACAGGCCCTGGCCTACCACGGCACCCAGATGGTCGCCGGCGTCCACCCGTCGAAGGGCGGCACGAACTGGACGGGCTCGCACGGCGAGACCCTGCCGATCTACGCCTCGGTCGCCGAAGCCAGGGAAGCCACCGGCGCCGACGCCTCGGTCATCTACGTCCCGCCGTCGGGCGCGGCCGCGGCCATCATCGAGGCCATCGACGCCGAAGTGCCCTTCATCACCTGCATCACCGAAGGCATCCCGGTGCTGGACATGGTCAAGGTCAAGGCCCGCCTCGAGAAGTCGAAGTCGCGCCTGCTGGGCCCGAACTGCCCCGGCATCCTGACGCCGGACGAGTGCAAGATCGGCATCATGCCGGGCAACATCTTCAAGAAGGGCAATGTCGGCATCGTCTCGCGTTCCGGCACCCTGACCTATGAAGCCGTCTTCCAGACCACCAACGAAGGCCTCGGCCAGACCACGGCCGTCGGCATCGGCGGCGACCCGGTCAAGGGCACCGAGTTCATCGACGTCCTGGAACTGTTCCTGGCCGACCCGGAAACCACCTCGATCATCATGATCGGCGAAATCGGCGGCGGCGCCGAGGAAGACGCCGCCCAGTTCCTGATCGACGAAGCCAAGAAGGGCCGCAAGAAGCCGATGGCCGGCTTCATCGCGGGCCGCACCGCTCCGAAGGGCCGCACCATGGGCCACGCCGGCGCGGTCGTCTCCGGCGGCAAGGGCGATGCGGAATCCAAGATCGCGGCCATGGAAGAGGCCGGCATCAAGATGTCGCCCTCGCCCGCCCGCCTCGGCAAGACGCTTGTTGAAGTGCTGAAGGGCTAA
- a CDS encoding M48 family metallopeptidase, protein MKSSAPYRTGQRLPLEAPNGAGETIQLRLSVNPRARRISIRIDARAGEAVAIAPSERRLSEAVAFARSKAGWIAERLEARVEGQPLEPGQIILLHGLETRLEATGTNGAARLTADGVGPVIRSGGEGEAFARRVENLLKREARTQLVARTEVHLKALGQRPVKVSVVDTRSRWGSCSPHNRSIRYSWRMVMAPPAVLDYLAAHEVAHLVHADHSPAYWSVVHGLVGDHRPFRAWLKANGQALHAVGR, encoded by the coding sequence ATGAAAAGCTCTGCGCCGTACCGGACCGGTCAGCGACTGCCGCTTGAGGCCCCCAATGGGGCCGGTGAAACGATCCAGCTGCGCCTGTCGGTGAACCCGAGGGCGCGGCGGATCTCGATCCGTATCGACGCGCGGGCGGGCGAGGCGGTGGCCATCGCGCCCAGTGAACGCCGCCTGTCCGAGGCCGTGGCCTTCGCCCGGTCCAAGGCCGGCTGGATCGCCGAACGGCTGGAGGCGCGGGTCGAGGGCCAGCCGCTGGAGCCCGGCCAGATCATCCTGCTGCATGGGCTCGAGACCCGGCTGGAAGCGACCGGGACCAATGGGGCGGCGCGGCTGACGGCCGACGGCGTCGGGCCGGTGATCCGCTCGGGCGGCGAGGGCGAGGCCTTCGCGCGCCGGGTCGAGAACCTGCTCAAGCGCGAGGCGCGGACCCAACTGGTGGCCCGCACCGAGGTCCATCTGAAGGCGCTGGGCCAGAGGCCGGTCAAGGTGTCGGTCGTCGACACCCGCTCGCGCTGGGGCTCCTGCAGCCCGCACAACCGCTCTATCCGCTATTCCTGGCGCATGGTTATGGCCCCGCCCGCGGTGCTCGACTATCTGGCGGCGCACGAGGTGGCTCATCTGGTCCATGCCGACCATTCGCCGGCCTATTGGTCGGTGGTGCATGGGCTGGTTGGGGATCATCGCCCGTTCCGCGCCTGGCTGAAGGCCAACGGACAGGCCCTGCACGCCGTGGGTCGCTAG
- a CDS encoding ActS/PrrB/RegB family redox-sensitive histidine kinase encodes MTSQSPGQPPFIGGEGPADHWRDLPRRGRGLTLRTLIILRWLALMGQAATIWVAHELLHFPLAVWPCVATIAAGAAVNLAALLHLRRTDNRLPDGRQTALHLGFDILQLSTLLGLTGGLENPFCLLLVAPVTVAAASLPGRQAIGLGFLVLIATGVLFKWSLPLPWQSGTELILPLLYRIGLAMALTTGVVFTSAYAWRVAADAEKLELALATTQDVLQREQRLAALGGLAAAAAHELGTPLATIQVVAKEMLRGAPADSPEAEDAALLLQQADRCREILTRLSQRPEDGDALYAEVGLKALLAEVVDPHLGFDLDIAVETTTADGRPVPQVKRLPEVVHGLSALVENAADFAASSVRVGATVDEDWIVVEVLDDGPGFAPDILPRLGEPYVTSRPHGKARRALAAQLRAAARPARVGLGAAPFALGRGRRKDTAPSPPPFPPLPSTEAVIPSQGGMGLGFFIARTLLERTGGRVSVGAGDGPIGHRGARVTVRWPRASLETAAA; translated from the coding sequence ATGACGTCGCAGTCACCCGGGCAGCCGCCTTTCATCGGCGGCGAGGGCCCCGCCGACCACTGGCGCGACCTGCCCCGGCGCGGGCGCGGCCTGACCCTGCGCACCCTGATCATCCTGCGCTGGCTGGCCCTGATGGGTCAGGCGGCGACCATCTGGGTGGCGCATGAGTTGCTGCATTTCCCCTTGGCGGTCTGGCCCTGCGTGGCGACCATCGCGGCGGGGGCGGCGGTCAATCTCGCGGCCCTGCTGCATCTGCGGCGCACCGACAACCGCCTGCCCGACGGCCGCCAGACGGCCCTGCACCTCGGCTTTGACATCCTCCAGCTCTCGACCCTTCTGGGCCTGACCGGCGGGCTGGAGAACCCCTTCTGCCTGCTGCTGGTCGCCCCGGTGACGGTGGCGGCGGCGTCCCTGCCGGGGCGTCAGGCCATCGGCCTCGGCTTCCTCGTCCTCATCGCGACGGGGGTCCTGTTCAAATGGTCCCTGCCCCTGCCCTGGCAGTCGGGGACCGAGCTGATCCTGCCGCTGCTCTACCGGATCGGTCTGGCCATGGCCCTGACCACCGGGGTGGTCTTCACCTCCGCCTACGCCTGGCGGGTCGCCGCCGATGCGGAGAAGCTGGAGCTGGCGCTGGCCACCACCCAGGACGTGCTGCAGAGGGAGCAGCGGCTGGCCGCGCTCGGCGGTCTGGCCGCCGCCGCCGCGCACGAGCTGGGCACGCCGCTCGCCACCATCCAGGTTGTGGCCAAGGAGATGCTGCGCGGCGCTCCCGCCGACAGCCCCGAGGCCGAGGACGCGGCCCTGCTGCTGCAACAGGCCGATCGCTGCCGCGAGATTCTGACCCGGCTGTCGCAACGCCCCGAGGACGGCGACGCCCTCTATGCCGAGGTCGGCCTGAAAGCCCTTCTGGCCGAGGTCGTCGATCCCCATCTGGGCTTCGACCTCGACATCGCCGTCGAGACCACCACCGCCGACGGCCGGCCGGTCCCGCAGGTGAAACGCCTGCCCGAGGTAGTCCACGGCCTGTCCGCCCTCGTCGAGAACGCCGCCGATTTCGCCGCCTCTTCAGTGCGGGTCGGAGCCACCGTCGATGAGGACTGGATCGTCGTCGAGGTGCTGGACGACGGCCCCGGCTTCGCCCCGGACATCCTGCCGCGCCTGGGCGAGCCCTATGTGACCAGCCGCCCCCACGGCAAGGCGCGCCGGGCCCTGGCCGCCCAGCTCCGCGCCGCCGCCCGGCCCGCTCGCGTGGGTCTCGGAGCCGCGCCCTTTGCCTTGGGAAGGGGCCGCCGCAAGGACACGGCCCCGTCGCCTCCGCCCTTCCCGCCCCTGCCCTCGACCGAGGCGGTGATCCCCAGCCAGGGCGGTATGGGTCTGGGCTTCTTCATCGCCCGCACCCTGCTGGAGCGCACCGGCGGCCGGGTCTCGGTCGGGGCCGGCGACGGCCCGATCGGCCATCGCGGCGCCCGGGTGACCGTGCGCTGGCCCCGCGCCTCACTCGAGACAGCCGCCGCTTGA
- the mmcB gene encoding MmcB family DNA repair protein, which produces MSAAFDLELVFSRPETTLSVTRGAARLLIDMGYAPLLEVCLPNGRRADVMAIGRKGDIVICEVKSGIEDYRVDRKWPEYAPFCDAFFFAVAPEFPEGVLPEEPGLIVADAFGGAVVRDAPVLALAPARRKALTLAFARLGAMRTLRD; this is translated from the coding sequence ATGTCCGCCGCCTTCGATCTCGAACTCGTCTTCAGCCGTCCCGAAACCACGCTTTCGGTGACGCGCGGAGCCGCAAGGCTGCTGATCGACATGGGCTATGCGCCGCTGCTGGAGGTCTGTCTGCCGAACGGGCGGCGCGCCGACGTCATGGCCATCGGCCGAAAGGGCGACATCGTCATCTGCGAGGTGAAGTCCGGCATCGAGGACTATCGCGTCGACCGCAAATGGCCGGAATACGCCCCCTTCTGCGACGCCTTCTTCTTCGCCGTGGCGCCGGAGTTTCCGGAGGGCGTCCTGCCGGAGGAGCCCGGCCTGATCGTCGCCGACGCCTTCGGAGGGGCGGTGGTTCGGGACGCGCCGGTGCTGGCGCTCGCCCCCGCGCGCAGGAAGGCGCTTACCCTCGCGTTCGCGCGGTTGGGGGCGATGCGGACTTTGAGGGATTAG
- a CDS encoding 2-oxoglutarate dehydrogenase E1 component, producing MADDAGRLNQVFAETSFLYGANAAFIEDLHEKWATDPSSVSAEWRSFFDQLKDSAAVVKASGAAGGWGRGAILEPTEETGVFDGQWPAPKVDPKKAGAAKPAPAAAAAAVAGATADEVRAAAHDSIRALMLIRTYRVRGHLHAKLDPLGIEQPIDNPELTPAFHGFTAADLDRPIFLDGVLGLQYATVNELMAILERTYCGHIGIQYMHIAEPEEKAWLQQRFEGADAFEKNGFTREGKLAILNKLIEAEGFERFSHKRFPGTKRFGLDGGEAMVPALEQMIKRGGALGIDEIVIGMAHRGRLNTLATVMGKPHKVIFHEFQGGSAVPSDIEGSGDVKYHMGASSDREFDGKTVHLSLTANPSHLEIVNPVVLGKARAKQAFDIREANVGVPENKWALDRSKVMPLLIHGDAAFAGQGVVAECFALMGLKGYRTGGTMHFVINNQIGFTTSPRNSRSTPYCSDVALMVQAPIFHVNGDDPEAVVFAAKVATEFRQKFHKDVVVDMFCYRRFGHNEGDDPTFTQPLMYSKIRALKSTREIYAARLVGEGVLTEAEVDALVAKQEAWLDEQFEAGKTFKADKADWLDGQWKGVGLAEDDERRGKTGIPAEKLMDYGHRLTTIPNQIDMHKTLKRVIEARRESLTAGTIDWATAESLAFAGLLDEGFPVRLSGQDSVRGTFSQRHSGIIDQTTEERYIPLNNLREGQANFEVIDSALSEEAVLGFEYGYSLADPNTMVMWEGQFGDFVNGAQVVIDQFITSGERKWLRMSGLTMLLPHGYEGQGPEHSSARLERFLQACAEDNIQVANCTTPANYFHILRRQMQRPFRKPLIIMTPKSLLRHKKAVSTIADMAEGSSFHRVLHDDAQTRPEVSGIKIKADKDIRRVVVCSGKVYYDLLDAREKKGVDDVYLLRLEQFYPWPMKSMMTELARFPNAELVWCQEEPKNMGGWTFVDPWIELTLEKLNVKSKRARYVGRPASASTAAGLMSRHLKELQTFTDEAFA from the coding sequence ATGGCGGACGATGCCGGTCGGCTGAACCAGGTCTTTGCCGAGACCAGCTTCCTCTATGGCGCGAATGCCGCCTTCATCGAGGACCTCCACGAGAAATGGGCGACCGACCCGTCCTCCGTCTCGGCCGAGTGGCGCAGCTTCTTCGACCAGCTCAAGGACTCGGCCGCAGTGGTCAAGGCCTCGGGCGCGGCCGGCGGCTGGGGCCGCGGCGCGATCCTGGAGCCCACCGAGGAGACCGGCGTCTTCGACGGCCAGTGGCCCGCCCCCAAGGTTGATCCGAAGAAGGCCGGCGCCGCCAAGCCCGCGCCTGCCGCCGCCGCTGCGGCCGTCGCCGGCGCGACCGCCGACGAGGTCCGCGCCGCCGCCCACGATTCCATTCGCGCCCTGATGCTGATCCGCACCTACCGGGTGCGCGGTCACCTGCACGCCAAGCTCGACCCGCTCGGCATCGAACAGCCGATCGACAATCCCGAGCTGACCCCCGCCTTCCACGGCTTCACCGCCGCCGACCTGGACCGCCCGATCTTCCTCGACGGCGTCCTGGGGCTGCAGTACGCGACCGTGAACGAGCTTATGGCGATCCTGGAGCGCACCTACTGCGGCCATATCGGCATCCAGTACATGCATATCGCCGAGCCTGAAGAGAAGGCGTGGCTGCAGCAGCGCTTCGAGGGCGCCGACGCCTTCGAGAAGAACGGCTTCACCAGGGAAGGCAAGCTGGCCATCCTGAACAAGCTGATCGAGGCGGAGGGCTTCGAACGCTTCTCCCACAAGCGCTTCCCGGGCACCAAGCGGTTCGGCCTGGATGGCGGCGAGGCCATGGTCCCGGCGCTGGAGCAGATGATCAAGCGCGGCGGCGCCCTGGGCATCGACGAGATCGTCATCGGCATGGCCCACCGCGGCCGCCTGAACACCCTCGCGACCGTCATGGGCAAGCCCCACAAGGTCATCTTCCACGAGTTCCAGGGCGGCTCGGCCGTACCTTCGGACATCGAGGGTTCGGGCGACGTCAAATACCACATGGGCGCCTCGTCGGACCGCGAGTTCGACGGCAAGACCGTCCACCTGTCGCTGACCGCCAACCCCTCGCACCTCGAGATCGTCAACCCGGTCGTCCTGGGCAAGGCGCGCGCCAAACAGGCCTTCGACATCCGTGAGGCCAATGTCGGCGTGCCCGAGAACAAGTGGGCGCTGGACCGCTCCAAGGTCATGCCCCTGCTGATCCACGGCGACGCCGCCTTCGCGGGTCAGGGCGTGGTCGCCGAATGCTTCGCCCTGATGGGTCTGAAGGGCTACCGCACCGGCGGGACGATGCATTTCGTCATCAACAACCAGATCGGCTTCACCACCTCGCCGCGCAACTCGCGCTCGACGCCCTACTGCTCGGACGTCGCCCTGATGGTCCAGGCGCCGATCTTCCACGTGAACGGCGACGATCCGGAAGCGGTCGTCTTCGCCGCCAAGGTGGCCACCGAATTCCGCCAGAAATTCCACAAGGACGTGGTGGTGGACATGTTCTGCTACCGCCGCTTCGGTCACAACGAAGGCGACGATCCGACCTTCACCCAGCCGCTGATGTATTCGAAGATCCGCGCCCTGAAGTCGACGCGCGAGATCTACGCCGCCCGTCTGGTCGGCGAAGGCGTCCTGACCGAGGCCGAGGTCGACGCCCTGGTCGCCAAACAGGAAGCCTGGCTGGACGAACAGTTCGAGGCCGGCAAGACCTTCAAGGCCGACAAGGCCGACTGGCTGGACGGTCAGTGGAAGGGCGTGGGCCTGGCCGAGGACGACGAGCGTCGCGGCAAGACCGGCATCCCGGCCGAGAAGCTGATGGACTACGGCCATCGCCTGACGACCATCCCCAACCAGATCGACATGCACAAGACGCTCAAGCGCGTCATCGAGGCGCGTCGCGAGAGCCTGACCGCCGGCACCATCGACTGGGCCACCGCCGAGAGCCTGGCCTTCGCCGGCCTGCTGGACGAGGGCTTCCCGGTCCGCCTGTCGGGCCAGGATTCGGTGCGCGGCACCTTCTCCCAGCGTCACTCGGGCATCATCGACCAGACCACGGAAGAGCGGTACATCCCGCTCAACAACCTGCGCGAAGGCCAGGCCAATTTCGAGGTCATCGACTCGGCCCTGTCGGAAGAGGCCGTGCTCGGCTTCGAATACGGCTATTCGCTCGCCGACCCGAACACCATGGTCATGTGGGAAGGCCAGTTCGGCGACTTCGTGAACGGCGCCCAGGTGGTCATCGACCAGTTCATCACCTCCGGCGAACGCAAGTGGCTGCGCATGAGCGGCCTGACCATGCTGCTGCCGCACGGCTATGAGGGTCAGGGTCCGGAACACTCCTCGGCCCGCCTCGAACGCTTCCTGCAGGCCTGCGCCGAGGACAATATCCAGGTCGCCAACTGCACGACCCCGGCCAACTACTTCCACATCCTGCGTCGACAGATGCAGCGGCCGTTCCGCAAGCCGCTGATCATCATGACGCCCAAGTCGCTGCTGCGTCACAAGAAGGCGGTCTCGACCATCGCCGATATGGCGGAGGGTTCGTCCTTCCACCGTGTGCTGCACGACGACGCCCAGACCCGTCCCGAAGTCTCCGGCATCAAGATCAAGGCCGACAAGGACATCCGTCGCGTCGTGGTCTGCTCGGGCAAGGTCTATTACGACCTGCTCGACGCGCGCGAGAAGAAGGGCGTCGATGACGTCTATCTGCTGCGTCTGGAGCAGTTCTATCCCTGGCCGATGAAGTCGATGATGACCGAACTGGCCCGCTTCCCGAACGCCGAACTGGTCTGGTGCCAGGAAGAGCCGAAGAACATGGGCGGCTGGACCTTCGTGGATCCGTGGATCGAACTGACGCTCGAGAAGCTGAACGTGAAGTCGAAGCGCGCCCGCTACGTCGGCCGCCCGGCCTCGGCCTCGACCGCCGCGGGCCTTATGAGCCGCCACCTGAAGGAACTGCAGACCTTCACGGACGAAGCCTTCGCCTGA
- the odhB gene encoding 2-oxoglutarate dehydrogenase complex dihydrolipoyllysine-residue succinyltransferase — MADILTPTLGESVSEASIAKWTRKVGDAVKKDEVLVELETDKVSLEVVAPADGVLSDIKAGEGDTVVPGAVLGVVTEGASAAPAAAKPAPKAEKAAEAPVAAAPAAAPASASAPAAGSATVAIPVPTMGESVAEGTMGKWLKKNGEAVKKDELLVEIETDKVAVEVAAPADGVLTISADEGATVTPGQTIGSIAAGAGAAAAPAAAAPAAAPAAAASANTGSAQLSPSVQRVVTENNLDAGSISPTGPKGNITKGDALAAVGAAAAPKAAPAPVAAAAPAAPRADQPREERVKMTRLRQTIARRLKESQNTAAQLTTFNEVDMTQVMALRAQYKDAFEKRHGVKLGFMSFFTKAVINALKEIPAVNAEIDGTDIIYKNHYDIGVAVGTDKGLVVPVLRDADMLSLAGIEKGIADLGKAARDGGLTMDQLQGGTFTITNGGTYGSLMSTPILNAPQSGILGMHNIVQRPMAINGEVKIRPMMYLALSYDHRIVDGKEAVTFLVRVKEHLEDPQRSLLDL, encoded by the coding sequence ATGGCCGACATCCTGACCCCGACCCTTGGTGAATCCGTCTCGGAAGCCAGCATCGCAAAATGGACCAGGAAGGTCGGTGACGCGGTGAAGAAGGACGAGGTCCTGGTCGAGCTGGAAACGGACAAGGTCTCGCTGGAAGTCGTGGCCCCGGCTGACGGCGTCCTGTCGGACATCAAGGCCGGCGAGGGCGACACCGTCGTTCCGGGCGCCGTCTTGGGCGTCGTCACCGAAGGCGCTTCGGCCGCCCCGGCCGCGGCCAAGCCCGCTCCAAAGGCTGAAAAGGCCGCTGAGGCTCCCGTCGCCGCCGCTCCGGCCGCTGCTCCCGCTTCGGCTTCGGCCCCGGCCGCCGGTAGCGCCACGGTCGCCATCCCGGTCCCGACCATGGGCGAGAGCGTCGCCGAAGGCACGATGGGCAAGTGGCTGAAGAAGAACGGCGAGGCCGTGAAGAAGGATGAGCTGCTGGTCGAGATCGAGACCGACAAGGTCGCGGTCGAGGTCGCGGCCCCGGCCGACGGCGTCCTGACCATCTCCGCCGACGAAGGCGCGACCGTCACCCCCGGCCAGACCATCGGCTCCATCGCCGCCGGCGCCGGCGCGGCCGCCGCCCCGGCTGCTGCGGCTCCGGCTGCTGCGCCTGCCGCTGCCGCCTCGGCCAACACCGGCTCGGCACAGCTGTCGCCGTCGGTCCAGCGCGTGGTCACCGAGAACAACCTCGACGCCGGTTCGATCAGCCCGACCGGGCCCAAGGGCAACATCACCAAGGGCGACGCGCTCGCCGCTGTTGGCGCCGCCGCCGCTCCGAAGGCCGCCCCGGCCCCGGTCGCCGCCGCTGCCCCGGCCGCCCCGCGCGCCGACCAGCCGCGCGAGGAACGGGTCAAGATGACCCGCCTGCGCCAGACCATCGCGCGCCGCCTGAAGGAATCCCAGAACACCGCCGCCCAGCTGACCACCTTCAACGAGGTGGACATGACCCAGGTCATGGCCCTGCGCGCCCAGTACAAGGACGCCTTCGAGAAGCGCCACGGCGTCAAGCTGGGCTTCATGAGTTTCTTCACCAAGGCGGTGATCAACGCCCTGAAGGAAATCCCGGCCGTCAACGCCGAGATCGACGGCACCGACATCATCTACAAGAACCACTATGACATCGGCGTCGCCGTCGGCACCGACAAGGGTCTGGTGGTTCCGGTTCTGCGCGACGCCGACATGCTGTCGCTGGCCGGCATCGAGAAGGGCATCGCCGACCTCGGCAAGGCGGCCCGCGACGGCGGCCTGACCATGGACCAGCTCCAGGGCGGCACCTTCACCATCACCAACGGCGGCACCTACGGTTCGCTGATGTCGACGCCGATCCTGAACGCGCCGCAGTCGGGCATCCTGGGCATGCACAACATCGTGCAGCGTCCGATGGCCATCAACGGCGAGGTCAAGATCCGCCCGATGATGTACCTGGCCCTCAGCTACGACCACCGCATCGTCGACGGCAAGGAAGCCGTGACCTTCCTGGTCCGCGTCAAGGAACACCTGGAAGACCCGCAGCGCTCGCTGCTGGACCTCTAG
- a CDS encoding ActR/PrrA/RegA family redox response regulator transcription factor encodes MSVIEDRVAALHDKTLLLLDDDQALRTRMGRALESRGFEVTTAGSLAEATDALKTALPAYAVLDMRLEDGNGLKIVEAIRERREDARIVMLTGYGAIATAVAAVKAGAVDYLSKPADADDVVKALLAIGDASPEPPENPMSADRVRWEHIQRVYELCDHNVSETARRLGMHRRTLQRILAKRAPR; translated from the coding sequence ATGTCAGTCATCGAGGACCGCGTCGCCGCGCTTCACGATAAAACCCTGCTTCTGCTCGACGACGATCAGGCCCTGCGCACCCGGATGGGACGCGCCCTGGAATCGCGCGGCTTCGAAGTGACCACCGCCGGATCCCTCGCCGAGGCGACCGACGCCCTGAAGACGGCCCTGCCCGCCTATGCCGTGCTCGACATGCGGCTGGAGGACGGCAACGGCCTGAAGATCGTCGAGGCGATCCGCGAGCGCCGCGAGGACGCCCGCATCGTCATGCTGACCGGCTACGGCGCCATCGCCACGGCGGTCGCGGCGGTCAAGGCCGGGGCGGTCGACTATCTGTCCAAGCCCGCCGACGCCGATGACGTGGTCAAGGCTCTGCTCGCCATCGGCGACGCCTCGCCCGAACCGCCCGAAAACCCGATGAGCGCCGACCGGGTGCGCTGGGAGCACATCCAGCGCGTCTATGAGCTCTGCGATCACAATGTCTCGGAGACCGCGCGCCGTCTCGGCATGCACCGCCGCACCCTGCAGCGCATCCTGGCGAAGCGCGCGCCGCGCTGA